A genomic segment from Acuticoccus sediminis encodes:
- a CDS encoding LysR substrate-binding domain-containing protein — protein sequence MDTRFLDTFLAVVRRGSLADAALELDITATAVAQRIRTLEAELGVKLLERAGRSVRPTEAGYAVVDRSAALLRVLRELRTAVRGGEIIGKLRVGAISTAQTGLFPGVLGRLSRQHPGLEVVLEPGTSSELYAKTLAGEVDASVIVKPGFVLPKTVEFHSWRSEPLVLLAPHDETVRDAITLLETRPFIRYDRRQWGGRLAADYLDRRGIVPAQRFELDALEAIAVMVDGGLGVSIVPEWAGPWPEGLRLNRIDLPPPVPVRELGLLSLRGTAQMHLIRKLAETALDANDLARGAGAAPQP from the coding sequence ATGGACACCCGCTTCCTCGACACCTTCCTCGCCGTTGTCCGCCGCGGCTCACTGGCCGACGCCGCCCTGGAGCTCGACATCACCGCGACCGCCGTCGCACAGCGAATCCGCACGCTGGAAGCCGAGCTCGGCGTCAAGCTTCTCGAACGGGCCGGGCGCTCGGTGCGGCCGACGGAAGCCGGGTACGCCGTGGTCGACCGTTCGGCGGCGCTGCTGAGGGTCCTGCGCGAGCTGCGAACCGCCGTGCGGGGCGGCGAGATCATCGGCAAGCTGCGCGTCGGCGCGATCTCGACGGCGCAGACCGGGCTCTTTCCCGGCGTGCTGGGGCGGCTGTCGCGGCAGCACCCGGGACTGGAGGTGGTCCTCGAACCCGGGACGTCGAGCGAGCTCTACGCCAAGACCCTGGCCGGCGAGGTCGACGCTTCGGTGATCGTCAAGCCGGGCTTCGTGCTGCCGAAGACGGTGGAGTTCCACTCGTGGCGCTCGGAACCGCTGGTGCTGCTCGCACCGCACGACGAGACCGTACGCGACGCCATCACGCTCCTCGAAACACGGCCATTCATTCGCTACGACCGGCGGCAGTGGGGCGGGCGGCTCGCGGCCGACTACCTCGACCGCCGCGGCATCGTCCCGGCGCAGCGCTTCGAACTCGACGCGCTGGAGGCGATCGCGGTGATGGTGGACGGCGGGCTCGGCGTTTCCATCGTGCCGGAGTGGGCGGGTCCCTGGCCGGAGGGGCTGCGGCTCAATCGCATCGACCTGCCGCCCCCGGTGCCGGTGCGCGAGCTGGGGCTCCTGTCGCTCCGCGGCACGGCGCAGATGCACCTCATCCGCAAGCTCGCCGAGACGGCGCTCGACGCGAACGACCTCGCCCGCGGCGCGGGTGCGGCGCCTCAGCCGTAA